Proteins co-encoded in one Bacteroidales bacterium genomic window:
- a CDS encoding methylglyoxal synthase: MISTEVKKQKIALVAHDHMKPDIMAWVKWNNKKLSGHQLICTGTTGRLLKDVLDRELTAEEAESTQMIRLKSGPLGGDQQLGAMIAEGNIDILIFFWDPMEQQPHDVDVKALLRLAVLHNIPTASNRASADYLISSPLFGSDYEPLRRDYREYLQRSIR; the protein is encoded by the coding sequence ATGATATCGACGGAGGTGAAAAAACAAAAGATTGCCCTGGTGGCACACGATCACATGAAACCCGACATAATGGCCTGGGTGAAATGGAATAACAAGAAACTTTCGGGACACCAACTGATATGTACCGGAACGACCGGGCGACTGCTAAAAGATGTGCTCGACCGCGAGCTGACGGCGGAGGAGGCAGAGAGCACGCAGATGATCCGACTCAAGTCGGGGCCTCTGGGTGGCGACCAGCAGCTTGGCGCTATGATCGCCGAGGGTAACATCGATATCCTGATATTTTTCTGGGATCCCATGGAACAGCAGCCCCACGACGTGGATGTGAAGGCGTTGCTGCGGCTGGCTGTGCTGCACAATATCCCCACCGCATCCAACCGTGCCAGCGCCGATTATCTTATTTCCTCGCCACTCTTTGGCAGCGACTACGAGCCCCTTCGCCGCGACTACCGCGAATACCTGCAGCGCTCGATTAGGTAG
- a CDS encoding UDP-glucose/GDP-mannose dehydrogenase family protein, translating into MKISIVGTGYVGLVTGACFSEVGIDVTCVDIDEQKIEGLKKGIVPIYEPGLEDMVDRNVEKGRLHFSTNLASTIDGVDVIFSAVGTPPEEDGSADIKYVLDVAREVGKNMTDYILIVTKSTVPVGTAAKVKQAINEELDKRGVTIPFDVASNPEFLKEGAAIEDFLKPDRIVVGVDSEKAEGILSRLYKPFTLNGHPIIIMDVPSAEMTKYAANAMLATKISFMNDIANLCEIIGANVNMVRKGIGSDSRIGKKFIYPGIGYGGSCFPKDVQALIKTAEQNGYDLRVLKAVEEVNTSQKSVLFEKLYRYFDGKLKGKKIAIWGLSFKPQTDDMREAPSLVIIEKLLEAGAEVIAYDPVAVEEAKRRIGEDITYAKDQYEALIDAEALLLVTEWREFRFPNFTVMKKLMTKPLIFDGRNVYEPEEIHKQGFEYFSIGMGNPVEK; encoded by the coding sequence ATGAAAATCTCTATTGTTGGTACTGGTTACGTTGGATTGGTAACAGGCGCTTGCTTTTCCGAGGTAGGAATTGATGTGACTTGTGTTGATATTGACGAACAAAAAATTGAAGGGCTGAAAAAAGGTATCGTCCCTATCTATGAGCCTGGTCTTGAAGACATGGTAGATCGCAACGTGGAAAAAGGACGCCTGCATTTTTCGACCAATCTGGCCAGCACAATCGACGGAGTGGATGTTATCTTTTCGGCAGTAGGCACCCCTCCCGAGGAAGACGGCAGCGCCGACATTAAATACGTGCTTGATGTAGCACGAGAGGTGGGCAAAAATATGACCGACTACATCCTCATCGTTACCAAGAGCACCGTGCCGGTGGGCACCGCTGCCAAGGTGAAACAGGCCATCAACGAGGAGCTCGACAAACGCGGCGTTACCATTCCTTTCGACGTAGCTTCCAACCCCGAGTTTCTCAAAGAAGGCGCTGCCATCGAGGACTTCCTCAAACCCGACCGCATAGTTGTTGGTGTGGATTCAGAAAAAGCCGAAGGAATATTGAGCCGTTTATACAAACCCTTTACCCTCAACGGCCATCCTATCATCATCATGGACGTGCCTTCGGCTGAGATGACAAAGTATGCCGCCAATGCCATGCTGGCTACCAAAATCAGCTTTATGAACGACATCGCCAACTTGTGCGAGATCATAGGTGCCAACGTCAACATGGTGCGCAAAGGCATCGGCAGCGATTCGCGCATCGGCAAAAAGTTTATCTATCCCGGAATAGGATACGGTGGATCGTGCTTCCCAAAAGATGTACAAGCTCTGATAAAAACTGCCGAACAAAACGGATATGATCTGCGTGTGCTGAAAGCTGTGGAAGAGGTGAACACCTCGCAAAAATCAGTGCTTTTCGAAAAGCTATACCGCTATTTCGACGGAAAGCTCAAAGGTAAAAAGATTGCCATTTGGGGATTGTCATTTAAGCCACAAACCGACGATATGCGCGAAGCTCCTTCGCTGGTAATTATCGAAAAATTACTGGAAGCCGGCGCCGAGGTGATTGCCTACGACCCGGTAGCAGTGGAAGAGGCAAAACGCCGCATCGGTGAAGACATTACCTATGCAAAAGATCAGTACGAAGCGCTGATAGATGCCGAAGCATTGCTGCTGGTAACCGAATGGCGTGAGTTTAGATTTCCGAATTTCACGGTGATGAAAAAACTCATGACCAAGCCCCTGATCTTCGATGGACGAAACGTTTACGAACCCGAAGAAATACATAAACAGGGATTTGAATACTTCAGCATCGGGATGGGAAATCCCGTTGAGAAATAA
- the hypD gene encoding trans-4-hydroxy-L-proline dehydratase, giving the protein MITERIAKLREKSLRAVNRLTAERALLVTDFYQSGAAHGVSVPVARALCFRHIMENKSLYVDADEFITGERAPAPKATPTYPEVNLHTLQDLEILHTRPKVSFTSDEETRSAYRDIVIPYWKGKSNREKIMANMDQAWLDAYGAGMFTEFQEQRAPGHTVAGDKIYHKGMLDIIADIDDAISKLDFYNDPQALDRREELKGMRIAAETIIMYAGRCADRLEQLAEEQPQQKQELLDLAEICRKVPAHKPQTFHQALQYYWFVHLGVITELNPWDSFNPGRLDQHLLPFYKKETDAGTLTRERAEELLQSFWIKFNNHPAPPKVGVTAQESNTYTDFTLINTGGLTSGGADAVNELSFLILDVIEEMRLLQPGSMVQLSKKNPDRFIHRALKISKTGFGQPSIFNTDAIVQELVRQGKSIEDARNGGASGCVEAGAFGTEAYILSGYFNLTKMLELTLNNGKDPRTGKQLGPQTGEATDFKTFDDLMAAFEQQENYFAHLKIKGNNIIESLFARNLPVPFLSLIIEDCVANGTDYNAGGARYNSTYIQGVGLGSLTDSFAAIKYHVFDNKTISMNGMVDALRKNFTDYEELRYQLVYETPKYGNDDDYADDLTKEIFEIFFRSVDGQPNIRGGVHRINLLPTTCHIYFGSVIGAMPDGRKAGVPLSEGISPVQGADKNGPTAVLKSAAKIDHLRTGGTLLNQKFTPSFFDDPESIPRLGQLVRSYFRLDGHHIQFNVVSVETLRHAQKHPEQHRDLIVRVAGYSDYFNDLGEDLQNEIIQRTEQVGC; this is encoded by the coding sequence ATGATAACCGAAAGAATAGCAAAACTAAGAGAAAAGAGCCTGCGGGCTGTAAACCGGCTCACCGCCGAGCGGGCATTGCTGGTGACAGATTTTTACCAGTCGGGAGCGGCACACGGTGTTTCAGTGCCGGTGGCGCGCGCCCTTTGTTTCAGGCACATCATGGAAAATAAATCCCTTTATGTGGATGCTGATGAGTTTATCACAGGCGAGCGTGCCCCGGCGCCAAAAGCTACGCCCACCTATCCGGAGGTGAACCTGCACACGCTGCAGGATCTGGAAATCCTGCACACGCGTCCGAAGGTTTCTTTTACAAGCGACGAAGAAACGCGAAGCGCTTATCGCGATATTGTCATCCCTTACTGGAAAGGCAAAAGCAACCGCGAGAAGATTATGGCCAACATGGATCAGGCGTGGCTGGATGCTTATGGAGCGGGGATGTTTACAGAGTTTCAGGAGCAACGTGCGCCCGGACATACCGTGGCCGGCGACAAGATTTATCACAAGGGCATGCTCGACATCATCGCCGACATTGATGATGCCATTTCAAAGCTTGATTTTTACAACGATCCGCAGGCACTCGACAGGCGCGAGGAGCTGAAGGGAATGCGCATTGCCGCTGAGACCATCATCATGTATGCGGGGCGTTGTGCCGACAGGCTGGAGCAACTGGCTGAGGAGCAGCCGCAGCAAAAGCAGGAGCTGCTCGATTTGGCTGAGATTTGCCGCAAAGTTCCGGCGCACAAGCCGCAGACGTTTCACCAGGCGTTGCAATATTATTGGTTTGTCCACCTGGGTGTGATTACTGAACTCAATCCCTGGGACAGCTTCAACCCCGGGCGCCTCGACCAGCACCTGTTGCCTTTTTATAAAAAAGAAACTGATGCCGGCACGCTTACGCGCGAAAGAGCCGAAGAGCTGCTTCAGTCGTTTTGGATAAAGTTTAACAACCACCCGGCGCCGCCCAAAGTGGGCGTAACGGCACAGGAAAGCAACACCTACACCGACTTTACGCTCATCAATACCGGCGGCCTCACCAGCGGTGGTGCCGATGCTGTGAACGAGCTAAGCTTTCTCATCCTCGACGTGATAGAAGAGATGCGGCTGTTGCAACCCGGCTCGATGGTTCAGCTGAGCAAAAAGAATCCCGATCGCTTTATTCATCGCGCATTAAAAATCAGCAAAACAGGATTTGGGCAACCCTCCATCTTCAACACCGACGCCATAGTACAGGAGCTGGTGCGTCAGGGCAAGAGCATCGAAGACGCGCGCAACGGAGGCGCCAGCGGATGTGTGGAAGCAGGAGCTTTTGGTACGGAGGCATACATTCTTTCGGGATATTTCAACCTCACCAAAATGTTGGAGCTTACGCTAAATAATGGCAAAGATCCGCGCACCGGCAAACAACTGGGGCCGCAAACCGGTGAAGCAACCGATTTTAAAACTTTCGATGACCTGATGGCCGCTTTTGAACAACAGGAAAATTATTTTGCCCATCTCAAAATTAAAGGCAACAACATCATCGAAAGCCTTTTTGCACGCAACCTGCCTGTTCCTTTTCTCTCGCTGATTATCGAAGACTGTGTGGCCAATGGCACAGATTATAATGCCGGCGGCGCTCGTTACAACAGCACTTACATTCAGGGCGTGGGATTGGGCAGTCTCACCGACAGCTTTGCCGCGATAAAATATCACGTTTTCGACAACAAGACCATTTCGATGAACGGCATGGTGGATGCTTTGCGCAAAAACTTCACAGATTACGAAGAGCTACGTTACCAGCTGGTTTATGAAACACCTAAATATGGCAACGATGACGATTATGCTGACGATCTTACTAAAGAAATTTTTGAGATTTTCTTCCGGTCTGTCGATGGCCAGCCCAACATCCGGGGCGGAGTGCATCGTATCAACCTGCTGCCCACCACCTGCCACATCTATTTTGGCAGCGTCATCGGCGCTATGCCCGACGGGCGCAAAGCCGGAGTGCCGCTGAGCGAAGGAATTTCGCCCGTGCAGGGTGCCGACAAAAATGGCCCCACCGCAGTGCTGAAGTCTGCCGCCAAAATTGACCATCTTCGTACCGGCGGAACCTTGCTCAACCAGAAGTTTACACCTTCCTTTTTTGACGACCCCGAGAGCATCCCGAGGCTTGGCCAACTCGTGCGCAGCTATTTCCGCCTCGACGGACATCACATCCAGTTTAATGTGGTTTCAGTCGAAACCCTGCGTCACGCTCAGAAACATCCTGAACAACACCGCGACCTTATCGTGCGGGTGGCTGGCTACAGCGACTACTTCAACGATTTGGGCGAAGATTTACAAAACGAAATTATCCAACGCACAGAGCAGGTTGGGTGTTAG
- the rfbD gene encoding dTDP-4-dehydrorhamnose reductase yields the protein MHNILVTGSNGQLGNSLREIAGSFPQYHFHFTDIDELDITDEQAVAQMVKKLDIHCIINAAAYNAVDRAESEPQVANLLNAEAVGNLARAATGAKALLVHVSTDYVFDGTSYHPISEEQIPNPVSAYARSKYAGEQQALSLNKKSVVVRTSWLYSEYGSNFMKSMIRLGKEREEIGVVYDQIGTPTYAGDLADALLCLLPEFDKLTQPEIFQYSNEGVASWYDFTVAIHELVGITCNVKPIRTSEYPLPAPRPMYSVMAKEKIKQTFGITIPHWRTSLERCIGKLLKSQ from the coding sequence ATGCATAACATATTGGTTACCGGCAGCAACGGACAGTTGGGAAACTCACTCAGGGAAATTGCCGGCAGCTTTCCGCAATATCATTTTCATTTTACAGATATCGACGAACTCGACATCACCGATGAGCAAGCCGTAGCGCAAATGGTAAAGAAGCTGGACATTCATTGCATCATCAATGCTGCCGCCTACAACGCGGTGGATCGTGCCGAGAGTGAACCGCAGGTGGCCAATCTGCTCAATGCCGAAGCCGTGGGGAATCTGGCGCGCGCCGCGACCGGAGCCAAAGCACTTTTGGTACACGTCTCCACCGACTATGTTTTCGACGGCACCAGCTACCACCCTATCAGCGAAGAGCAAATACCAAATCCCGTTTCGGCTTATGCACGTTCCAAATATGCCGGCGAGCAACAGGCGCTTTCGCTAAATAAAAAAAGCGTAGTGGTGCGCACCTCGTGGCTCTATTCCGAATACGGCAGCAACTTTATGAAATCGATGATAAGGCTGGGGAAAGAACGCGAAGAGATTGGCGTGGTGTACGATCAGATTGGAACGCCAACTTATGCCGGCGATTTGGCAGATGCCCTTCTCTGTCTACTGCCTGAATTTGATAAGCTCACACAGCCCGAAATATTTCAGTATTCCAACGAAGGCGTTGCCAGTTGGTACGACTTTACGGTGGCAATCCATGAACTGGTGGGCATTACGTGCAACGTCAAACCCATTCGCACCTCCGAATATCCGCTGCCGGCGCCCCGCCCGATGTACAGCGTGATGGCCAAAGAAAAAATAAAACAAACCTTCGGAATTACAATCCCCCACTGGCGGACAAGTCTGGAACGTTGTATCGGAAAGTTGCTAAAAAGCCAATAG
- a CDS encoding glycosyl hydrolase family 18 protein: protein MKRSLTWLPLFIATLLLATPAIAQHNKNLVGYYPNWQWYDRNQLINPEALYYEKYTVINYAFFRPLDDGSIESTDSWADENLLLGPTIWWPVQTHDSTRSLPYLAHQAGVKVVPSIGGWTCSDKFPAISANPTKRQTFVMHCISLIQTYHFDGIDLDWEYPGYAPQGGTPADKVNFTLLLQELRTALDALGNQTGQDYLLTSCFGATADKMDNIEWENVLPLLDMINLMTYDFHGSWDAESNHHTPLYNPPIGNPLWCFDGAFTLLTETYNVPAEKINLGIAFYGKALANCTQLYGSHTGYDGSTFWEDEGQPLYYNIHKRLDMFSYYWDDQVKCPYLLGNYINTFVTFDNTLSVGYKAQYVKDHNAGGIIIWEITGDYVETFAGSGIIQGTQLLDTIHEVFNATVHAPSLPGTPTISVFPNPASQQIYISTPSTPTEILIYNMNGESVEAPFKDNCADYFQTKKRDVPVGH from the coding sequence ATGAAGCGTTCTTTAACTTGGCTACCGCTCTTTATCGCAACGCTACTTTTAGCAACTCCCGCTATTGCTCAGCACAACAAAAACCTTGTTGGTTATTATCCCAACTGGCAGTGGTACGACCGCAACCAGCTCATCAATCCGGAAGCGTTGTATTACGAAAAATACACCGTGATCAATTATGCATTCTTCAGACCATTGGACGATGGAAGCATCGAATCGACGGATAGCTGGGCCGACGAGAACCTGTTGCTGGGGCCTACGATCTGGTGGCCGGTGCAAACCCACGATTCTACCCGCAGCCTGCCTTATCTGGCGCACCAGGCCGGAGTAAAAGTGGTGCCATCCATCGGGGGCTGGACTTGCTCCGATAAATTTCCGGCAATTTCTGCCAACCCCACAAAACGACAAACCTTTGTGATGCACTGCATCAGCCTCATCCAAACCTATCATTTCGACGGCATCGACCTCGACTGGGAATATCCGGGCTACGCGCCTCAGGGCGGAACACCTGCTGATAAGGTAAATTTTACACTTTTGCTACAGGAACTGCGGACGGCCCTCGACGCATTGGGAAATCAAACCGGACAGGATTATCTATTGACTTCATGCTTTGGTGCTACCGCAGATAAAATGGACAATATCGAGTGGGAAAATGTGCTGCCACTGCTCGACATGATCAACCTAATGACCTACGATTTTCACGGTTCGTGGGATGCAGAGAGCAACCACCATACGCCCCTTTACAACCCTCCAATTGGCAATCCGCTTTGGTGTTTTGACGGAGCTTTTACGCTTCTTACCGAAACCTATAATGTTCCTGCCGAAAAAATTAACCTGGGCATTGCTTTTTACGGAAAGGCACTGGCCAACTGCACGCAACTTTATGGCAGCCATACAGGATACGACGGCTCGACCTTTTGGGAAGACGAAGGTCAGCCACTTTATTATAATATTCATAAACGTTTGGATATGTTCAGCTACTATTGGGACGACCAAGTGAAATGTCCGTATTTGTTGGGAAATTACATCAACACTTTCGTAACCTTCGACAACACCCTTTCGGTGGGCTACAAAGCGCAATATGTAAAGGATCACAATGCCGGCGGGATTATCATCTGGGAAATTACCGGCGACTACGTTGAAACTTTTGCAGGATCAGGAATTATCCAGGGAACGCAATTGCTCGACACCATCCATGAGGTTTTTAATGCAACGGTTCATGCACCTTCACTTCCTGGCACACCCACCATTTCGGTGTTTCCCAATCCGGCTTCACAACAGATTTATATATCAACACCATCGACGCCCACTGAGATTCTTATTTACAATATGAACGGGGAAAGCGTGGAGGCACCTTTTAAAGATAACTGTGCGGATTATTTCCAAACTAAAAAACGGGATGTACCTGTTGGACATTAA
- a CDS encoding UDP-glucuronic acid decarboxylase family protein: MKKKILVTGGAGFLGSHLCERLLADGNEVICLDNYFTGQKQNVVHLLKNPYFELVRHDVTMPFFIEVEQIYNLACPASPIHYQYNPIKTIKTSVMGAINMLGLAKRTRATILQASTSEVYGDPEEHPQTESYWGHVNPIGIRACYDEGKRCAEALMVNYHRQNGVDIKIQRIFNTYGPRMHPNDGRVVSNFIVQALNGKDITIYGDGSQTRSFCYVDDLIEAMVRMMNSPKHLTGPVNTGNPNEFTILQLALLVIELTGSSSKIVYEPLPSDDPLQRQPDITLAFKELGWKPVTQLREGLTKTIEYFKSIDTKNL, encoded by the coding sequence ATGAAAAAGAAAATACTGGTAACGGGTGGCGCCGGATTTTTGGGGTCGCACCTTTGCGAGCGACTGCTGGCCGATGGCAACGAAGTAATTTGTCTGGACAACTATTTTACAGGCCAAAAGCAAAATGTGGTTCACTTGCTGAAGAATCCTTATTTTGAGCTGGTGCGCCATGATGTGACGATGCCATTTTTTATCGAAGTGGAACAGATCTACAACCTGGCGTGTCCCGCCTCGCCCATCCATTATCAGTACAATCCCATCAAAACCATAAAAACCAGCGTAATGGGCGCCATCAATATGCTGGGGCTGGCCAAACGCACACGCGCCACCATATTGCAGGCTTCAACAAGCGAGGTTTACGGCGACCCGGAAGAACATCCGCAAACGGAAAGCTACTGGGGACATGTGAATCCCATCGGCATTCGTGCCTGCTACGACGAAGGCAAGCGCTGCGCCGAAGCGCTCATGGTAAACTACCATCGCCAAAATGGTGTCGATATCAAAATACAGCGCATCTTTAATACTTATGGCCCGCGGATGCACCCCAACGATGGCCGCGTAGTTTCCAACTTTATCGTGCAGGCGCTCAACGGCAAAGACATCACCATCTATGGCGACGGCTCGCAAACGCGCAGCTTCTGCTATGTGGACGATCTGATAGAAGCCATGGTTCGCATGATGAACTCACCGAAACATCTTACCGGCCCCGTCAACACCGGCAACCCAAACGAGTTTACCATCCTGCAACTGGCTTTGCTGGTTATCGAGCTAACGGGTTCCTCATCAAAAATCGTTTACGAGCCCCTTCCCAGCGACGACCCGCTGCAACGCCAACCCGATATTACGCTGGCCTTCAAAGAGCTTGGATGGAAACCTGTGACTCAATTGCGTGAGGGACTTACAAAAACCATCGAATATTTTAAAAGTATTGATACAAAAAACCTATAA
- a CDS encoding glycyl-radical enzyme activating protein, whose protein sequence is MMEGLIYDIKRFALHDGPGIRTTVFLKGCPLRCWWCHNPESQLAAPETDTIVTKLDEISHSRRHTMGYRATTEAVMAIIDKEAIFYDESGGGITFSGGEPLMQPEFLKQMLRRCKDRGYHTAVDTSGHAPWETLKEILPFTDLFLYDLKHHDDELHQKYTGGSLQLILENLGRLAQKHQNIIIRIPVVPGINDSKADNEAFAKIITELGSIRQVHLLPFHNMAQHKYARWGKENRLNGLENLERNDLLPAKEFFEARGFQVTIGG, encoded by the coding sequence ATGATGGAAGGTTTAATTTACGACATAAAGCGTTTTGCATTGCACGACGGGCCGGGCATCCGCACCACGGTGTTTCTCAAAGGTTGCCCGTTGCGCTGCTGGTGGTGCCACAATCCCGAGAGCCAATTGGCAGCTCCGGAGACAGACACGATCGTCACGAAGCTGGATGAGATCAGTCACAGCCGCAGGCATACCATGGGCTACCGCGCCACCACCGAAGCGGTGATGGCGATTATCGACAAGGAAGCTATTTTTTATGATGAGTCGGGTGGGGGAATTACTTTTAGTGGCGGTGAGCCTTTGATGCAGCCGGAATTTCTTAAACAGATGCTCCGACGTTGCAAAGATCGAGGCTACCATACAGCAGTAGATACCAGCGGGCATGCTCCATGGGAAACCCTGAAAGAAATATTGCCTTTCACCGATCTATTTCTTTACGATCTGAAGCATCACGATGACGAACTGCACCAGAAATACACCGGCGGATCGTTACAGCTTATCCTTGAAAATCTGGGCCGGCTCGCCCAAAAGCATCAAAACATCATCATCCGCATTCCGGTGGTGCCGGGCATTAACGACAGCAAAGCCGACAACGAAGCTTTCGCTAAAATCATTACGGAATTGGGCAGCATCCGCCAGGTGCATCTTTTGCCTTTTCACAATATGGCGCAGCACAAATACGCGCGTTGGGGAAAGGAGAACCGACTTAACGGCCTCGAAAATTTAGAAAGAAATGATCTTTTGCCGGCAAAAGAATTTTTCGAAGCAAGAGGTTTTCAAGTAACCATCGGCGGGTAG
- a CDS encoding uracil-DNA glycosylase family protein gives METFADKAIRFHQQLQLELPGSDVAVMNPFRDKAVMRMVTQFYKQFFDDNNPRTFLLGINPGRFGAGITGISFTDPIHLETKCGIVNDFDKKHELSSQFIYQVIDAMGGAKAFYSKFYFTAVSPLGFTRAGKNVNYYDEPAFKQLVLPFIQTTLQEQLAFGAGRRSAICIGGGENYKFLNRLNDELQLFEEIVPLEHPRFVMQYRRKSLDDYINKYLTTLKRCELSNSR, from the coding sequence ATGGAAACATTTGCCGACAAGGCCATCCGATTTCATCAGCAACTACAACTGGAACTGCCCGGCAGCGACGTGGCTGTGATGAATCCTTTCCGCGACAAGGCGGTGATGCGGATGGTGACGCAGTTTTACAAACAATTTTTCGACGACAACAACCCTCGCACTTTTCTGCTGGGAATCAACCCTGGGCGCTTTGGAGCCGGCATAACGGGAATATCATTTACCGATCCCATTCATCTCGAAACAAAATGCGGGATTGTTAACGACTTCGACAAAAAGCACGAGCTTAGCTCGCAGTTTATCTATCAGGTGATCGACGCCATGGGGGGCGCCAAAGCCTTTTACAGCAAGTTTTATTTCACGGCCGTTTCGCCGCTGGGGTTTACACGTGCCGGCAAAAACGTCAACTATTACGACGAACCAGCATTTAAGCAGCTGGTGCTGCCATTTATCCAAACTACGCTGCAGGAACAATTGGCTTTTGGTGCGGGACGTCGCAGCGCCATTTGCATTGGAGGCGGCGAAAACTACAAGTTCCTGAACCGACTCAACGACGAGCTGCAACTCTTCGAAGAAATAGTGCCGCTGGAACACCCGCGCTTTGTGATGCAATATCGCCGCAAATCGCTGGATGATTACATTAATAAATATTTGACTACTCTTAAAAGATGTGAACTTTCCAACAGTCGATAA